Proteins encoded within one genomic window of Vicinamibacteria bacterium:
- a CDS encoding GNAT family N-acetyltransferase: MQDLAIRDAVAADMPALCAVRRARSQHEGKMAEAAAATARFLVAVTDGHIVAFASVFLRHPVKGPPKSYVPKLSDCFVAPRYRSLGIGRALVSARERIARAAGCEHLYVSVDRVENPRWFDFFRRRGYWPLQPEPYRKRELRFSDDGKTEEVLARRQDLVVDLCRIEPA, from the coding sequence ATGCAGGATCTCGCTATTCGGGATGCGGTCGCTGCGGACATGCCGGCGCTTTGCGCTGTGCGCCGCGCGCGCTCGCAGCACGAGGGCAAGATGGCGGAGGCGGCCGCCGCCACGGCGAGGTTCCTTGTCGCGGTAACGGACGGCCACATCGTCGCCTTCGCGAGCGTGTTCCTTCGGCACCCCGTGAAGGGGCCGCCGAAGTCGTACGTCCCCAAGTTGAGCGATTGCTTCGTTGCGCCCAGGTATCGGTCGCTCGGCATTGGTCGCGCTCTCGTGTCCGCGCGTGAACGAATCGCGCGCGCCGCAGGTTGCGAGCATCTGTACGTGAGCGTCGATCGGGTCGAGAACCCTCGATGGTTCGACTTCTTTCGACGGCGTGGGTACTGGCCCCTTCAACCGGAACCATATCGAAAGCGCGAGCTGCGATTCTCGGATGACGGCAAGACCGAAGAAGTGCTGGCCCGGCGCCAGGATCTGGTTGTCGATCTGTGTAGGATCGAGCCCGCCTAA